One stretch of Deltaproteobacteria bacterium DNA includes these proteins:
- a CDS encoding fatty acid desaturase yields the protein MRADYPVSAGPNPHIERAKEILKRHPDVRKLVGPYPLSALCAAAVVAGQLLMAYALRDAHWLVIVVAAYLVGAFASHALFVLIHDASHNLTLHGTLANRLIGLLCNVGQGFPSAMSFRTYHLLHHWRLDEYDYDADLAYRWEARLVGTSPLRKALWLLVFAGVEVIRPLRIRGRFADPWLFANVVLIAATDYLVWRWCGFAGLAYVLLSTFAGIGLHPLGARWIQEHYTFVPGQETYSYYGILNRVSFNIGYHNEHHDLMRVPWVHLPKLKALAPEFYEPLHAHRSLTRVLLRWIFDPELDLFARITRDRGRAAAPPSEEDVLLGDLPAAV from the coding sequence GTGCGCGCCGACTACCCGGTGAGCGCGGGCCCCAACCCGCACATCGAGCGCGCCAAGGAGATCCTCAAGCGCCACCCCGACGTCCGGAAGCTCGTCGGACCGTACCCGCTCTCGGCGCTCTGCGCCGCGGCGGTCGTCGCCGGTCAGCTGCTGATGGCCTACGCGCTCCGCGACGCCCATTGGCTCGTGATCGTCGTGGCGGCGTATCTGGTGGGTGCCTTCGCGAGTCATGCGCTCTTCGTGCTCATCCATGACGCGAGCCACAACCTGACCTTACATGGCACCCTGGCGAATCGGCTGATCGGCCTGCTCTGCAACGTCGGACAGGGGTTCCCGAGCGCGATGTCGTTCCGGACCTACCATCTGCTCCACCACTGGCGTCTCGACGAGTACGACTACGACGCCGATCTCGCCTACCGCTGGGAGGCGCGCCTCGTCGGAACCTCGCCGCTGCGGAAGGCGCTCTGGCTCCTCGTCTTTGCCGGGGTCGAGGTCATCCGGCCGCTGCGCATCCGCGGCCGGTTCGCCGATCCGTGGCTCTTCGCGAACGTCGTGCTGATCGCCGCGACCGACTACCTGGTCTGGCGGTGGTGCGGCTTCGCGGGGCTCGCGTACGTGCTGCTCTCGACGTTCGCCGGCATCGGGCTCCACCCGCTCGGCGCCCGCTGGATCCAGGAGCACTATACCTTCGTGCCGGGCCAGGAGACGTACTCCTACTACGGGATCCTGAACCGGGTGTCCTTCAACATCGGCTACCACAACGAGCACCACGACCTGATGCGCGTGCCGTGGGTGCATCTGCCGAAGCTGAAGGCGCTCGCGCCCGAGTTCTACGAGCCGCTGCACGCGCACCGGTCGCTGACGCGCGTTCTGCTGCGGTGGATCTTCGACCCGGAGCTCGATCTCTTCGCCCGCATCACGCGCGACCGCGGTCGCGCCGCGGCGCCGCCCTCCGAGGAGGACGTCCTCCTCGGGGATCTGCCCGCGGCGGTGTAG
- a CDS encoding nucleotidyltransferase family protein, protein MAGSRGGADPIASATGVAHKALAPVAGIAMLDRVLATLRASRWIGRVVVCGLDPALAGHGGGAAVETVRGDRTPSASAALAIEQLGLTPPVLITTADHPLLSAATLDAFCERATAINADATFGLVPVSLVHAAFPGIRRTAFRFHDGGFCGCNLYALLTTKGYAALREWTRVEAERKRPWRMLRILGWGTLARFALGRLSLADLTGVVFARTGLSVRPVLLTDPAAGFDIDTPAQRVAAEAFLRSKAG, encoded by the coding sequence ATGGCGGGTAGCCGCGGCGGCGCCGACCCGATCGCGAGCGCGACCGGGGTCGCGCACAAGGCGCTGGCGCCGGTGGCGGGAATCGCGATGCTCGACCGCGTGCTCGCGACGCTGCGCGCGAGCCGCTGGATCGGGCGCGTCGTGGTGTGCGGGCTCGATCCGGCGCTCGCCGGGCACGGCGGCGGAGCGGCCGTCGAGACCGTCCGCGGCGATCGCACCCCGAGCGCCAGCGCGGCCCTCGCCATCGAGCAGCTCGGCCTCACGCCGCCCGTACTGATCACGACGGCCGACCACCCCCTCCTCTCCGCGGCAACCCTCGACGCCTTCTGCGAACGCGCGACCGCGATCAATGCCGACGCCACCTTCGGGCTCGTGCCCGTCAGTCTCGTGCACGCGGCGTTCCCCGGCATCCGCCGTACGGCGTTCCGCTTCCACGACGGCGGATTCTGCGGGTGCAACCTCTACGCGCTCCTCACGACGAAAGGCTACGCGGCGCTCCGCGAGTGGACCCGGGTCGAGGCCGAGCGCAAGCGTCCGTGGCGCATGCTGCGCATCCTCGGCTGGGGCACGCTCGCCCGCTTCGCGCTGGGGAGGCTCTCCCTGGCCGACCTGACGGGGGTGGTGTTCGCGCGGACCGGGCTTTCCGTGCGGCCGGTCCTCCTGACCGACCCCGCGGCCGGCTTCGACATCGACACCCCCGCGCAACGCGTCGCCGCCGAAGCGTTCCTGCGATCCAAGGCGGGCTGA